The genomic DNA AAAGTATTAAATGAAAAAAATGCCTTAATTGAGGATGTAGGCAACAATGAAGAAATTAACAAAGATATTATAAAAAGCATATCAAATGATTTAATATATCTTTTGAGAAAAAATTCTGTTACAGGAGCTTTTATAATCCTAAGTGACAAAAATATTAACGATAAGTCAATAGATAGTAAAGGTGAAATAAGTAGGACAGGATTGTATATAAGGGATTTAGACCCTAAGTTTAATCCAAATGATAATTCTGATTTGTTAATTGAGAGAGGTTCATCAGATATAGCAAGAAGTTTTGGAATATCTATGGACAGTTATTGGGAACCTAAGTTTTCATTTAAAAGTGAAAATGAGCAAGATGGAGATGATTTTTTTTATAAACCATTTAGAGCTGCAATTGATAATCCAAATGTATCAAGTTCTAATTTAGGATACTGGGGAAGTAAGTTTTTATTGACAAATGCAGGTGATAGGCTTATGACATATACAGTTCCCCTTATTTATGAAGATGGAACTGTATATGGAGTACTTGGAATAGATTTAAGTGTAAATTATTTAAGAGAATTACTTCCATACTCAGAGATAAATGGGAATAAAAAGGGTAATTATATTTTAGGTGTAGATAGAAATAATGATATGGCCTTTGAAAATGTAATTTCAAATGGATACTCATTAAAAGAAAAATTTTGGGATGGTTTACATTCTAATTTAGAGCAGAAGGAATCGTATAAAAATATATATAAGATTAAAAATAAAGATAATGAATGTGGTAATGGCAACATTTATGCTAGTGTACAATACTTAGATTTATATAACTCCAATACTCCATTTGAAAATGAACGTTGGGCTCTTTTGGGTATTATTGAAGAAAAAAGTCTTTTGTCATTTTCAAAAAGGGTAGAGAAATTAGTTATAATATCTATAGCAATTTCTTTATTAATAGGTCTAATAGGTATTTATATTGCATCAAGATTATTTACAAAACCAATTGTTCTTTTAGCCAACAAAGTTAGAAACAGTAATCCATCAAAACCAGTAAATCTTGATAAGATAAATATATCTGAAATAGATGAATTATCTTCAGCTATAGAGTTGCTCAGTGCAAATGTTGCAGATTCTTCGTCAAAATTATCACAGATTATTGAAATGGTAGATATGCCAATTGGAGCTTTTGAGTTATACAAAAACGCAGAGAATGTTTTTTGTACAAAAGAATTTTTTAGCGTGTTTACTACTGAAATCAAATTTGAAGAATATGGATATATGGAAAAAAATAAGTTCCTGAAAAAATTAAGGGGACTAGATAAATATTTGCAAGAAAGTTATGAAACAGAAAATACATATATATATAAGTTTGAATCTAAAGATAAAAAACTTAAGTGGATAAGAATGAATATCTTTGAAGATGAGCTAAAGGTTCTTGGTGTTGTTGTTGATGTAACAAAAGAATTTATTGAGAAAAGGAAGATAGAATATGAAAGAGATTTTGATATTTTAACGAATCTTTTAAATAGGAGAGCTTTTCATTCACAGATACAAGAAAAATTTAAGAATAAAGATGAACTTAAGATAGCAGCATTTATTATGTGGGATTTAGATAATCTAAAATATATTAATGATACATATGGACATGATGCTGGTGATGAATATATTAGGTGTGCTGCAGACATACTTAAGAAGTTTATATCATGGAATGGTATAGTATCTAGACTTTCAGGTGATGAGTTTTATGTATTTATATATGGATATGAAAGTAAAGATAGTATAAGAGATATTATTAATTCTGTTAAGAAACAGATGAATAATACCTTATTAAAACTTCATGATGGAACAGAATTTAAAATAAGGGCATCAGCAGGAATTTCCTGGTACCCTGATGATTCAACCAACTATGATGAATTAATGAGATACGCAGATTTTGCTATGTATCAAATTAAAAATACAATCAAGGGTGAAGTTAGTGAATTTGATATTAATATATATAATAAGGATTCATTCTTATTGAGTAATAGAGAAGAATTAAACAAGTTAATTGATGGTCAATTAGTTGAGTATGCATTTCAGCCTATTGTAGATTGTAAAGGTAAAGTTTTTGCATATGAAGCACTTATGAGACCTAAAATAAAAACTTTTAGTTCACCAATAGATGTCATTAGATTAGCTCGTTCACAGTCTAAATTATATCAAATTGAGCGTATTACATGGTTTAAAGCACTTAAATCATTTAAAAAATACAAAGAAAAATTTGGCGATTGCAAACTGTTCTTAAATTCTATTCCTAATAATAATTTGTCAAAAGTAGATTTTGAGGAAATTGAAGATTTATATGGTGAATATTTAAATAGAGTAGTACTAGAAATAACAGAGAATGATAAGATTAATGAAGATTTTATTGAGAAAAAGAAAGCATATATAGACCATTGGAATATAGAAATTGCTTTAGATGACTTTGGGACAGGTTACAACGGAGATGCTGTACTATTATATATAATGCCAGACTATGTAAAGATTGATATGTCTATTGTAAGAGGTATTGATAAAGATGAAAACAGACAGAAAATATTAAAAAATCTTATCTCATATTCTAACGAAAGAAATATTAAAGTGATAGCAGAAGGTGTAGAAACAAAAGGTGAAATGGAAACACTAATTAATCTTGGAGTAGATTATATGCAAGGCTACTATATTAGTAAACCATCATTTATACCTGAAGATATAAGCGACAAAATTAAAAAAGAACTCAAGATATGTCATGAAAATAGGAATGATGTGGTTTAATAGAGGAAAAATTAAATTTATTTTTATGAACTTTTAGTTTATAATTAAAAAGAAAATAATATAATTATAAATCAAGGTGGTGGAGCTAATAATCACAACAAATATAGATATAAGAAAGTTAAATGAAAATCAATTAGAAGCAGTTGAGCATATAGATGGGCCTTGCATGATACTTGCAGGGCCTGGTTCAGGTAAGACCAGAGTAATTACATATAGAATAGCCAATATGGTTGTAAACAAAAACATAGCACCAACAAGAATCTTGGCAATAAGTTTTACCAAGGCATCTTCAATAGAAATGAAAAATAGAGCTTTGAATTTAAGTGATGATATAAGACTTAATAAGGTAACCTATGGTACTTTTCACTCTGTATTTTTTAAAATTCTAAGATACTTTGAAAGATACAACTTAGACAGTATATTTGATGAAAAGTCAAAGCGAATGACAATCAAGGCAATCCTAAAAAGTTTAAATATAGAGAATGCTGATGATGATGAGAATATAGGACAAGTTATAAATGAAATTTCCTATGTAAAAAATGAACTTATGGATAAAAATGAATTTAATTCAGAAGTATTAACAAAAGATGAGTTTTTAAAAGTATACAACTTATACGAAGAACAAAAATCTAAAGTTAATAAAATAGATTTTGATGATATGCTTATAAGAACTTATTATTTACTTTTGAACAATAAGTCTGCACTAGAAATGGTTAGAAATGTGTATAAATATATATTGATAGATGAATTTCAAGATATAAATAAAGTACAGTTTGAAGTTTTAAAGTTAATTTGTAGCCCATTAAACAATATATTTGCAGTTGGAGATGAAGACCAAAGTATATATGGATTTAGAGGTGCTAGACCAGATTTTTTGCTTGAATTTGAACAATACTTTAATAATACTAAAAAAATAATATTAGATATAAATTACAGGTCTAAAAGTGAGATAGTGCATACTGCAAATAGACTTATCGACAAAAATAAAAATAGATATGAAAAAATCATTAAGTGTAGTCAGGGGGATGGAGGAAGTGTTACCTATATTTCTCCGCATGATTCAGAGGAAGAAGCCTTATATATTGCCAGGGAAATAATTGACGAAATACAAAAAGATTATGTAGAGTATTCAGATTTTGCAGTAATTTATAGAACTAATATACAGTCAAGAGCATTAGTAGATGTATTTATGGATATGAGGATTCCATTTGTAGTAAAAGACTCAGTAATTACAATATATGACCATTGGGCAAGTCAAGACATACTAGCCTATTTAAGAATAGGTATTAATCCAAAATCAAATAAAGATTGGTTGAGAATTATAAACAAGCCTTTTAGATATATATCCAAAGACAGTATAAATATGGTTAAGGATGAAAATGACTTTATAACAGCATTAATAAATAAGTGTAATCTTCATCCTAAACAAGTTAAAACAATAAATGATTTGGAAATAGATTTAAGTTATTTAAATACTTTAAATCCTAAAAATGCAATATCTTATATTAGAACTAGTCTTGATTATGATAGATATGTTTTAGATTATTGTAGCAACAGAAAGATAAAGACTAATGGACTTGTAGAGATATTAAATGAACTTGAGAGTTCAGCAACTAATTTTAATACTGTTACAGAGTTTTTAGAGCATATTGATAGAGTAAAGACTGAGTTAACGGAAAATAACAAGAATAAGCAGACTGAGGGTGTCATATTTACAACTATGCATAGTGCAAAAGGATTAGAATTTAGAAATGTTTATATTATAGGTGTAAATGAAGGAACAATACCTCATGAAAAATCATATGATATTTGTAAGGAAGAGAAAAAAGAAGAACAATTAGAAGAAGAAAGAAGACTTATGTATGTTGCTATTACAAGAGCTGAAGAAAAGTTATGTATAAGCTCTACTTTAAATAAGTATGGTAAGAAAGTTGATAAATCATTATTTATTAATGATATAAAATCTCCAACGAAAAAAGAAATTGACAGTATTGGTGTAGGAGATAAGGTATACCATAAAAAATTTCATGAAGGAGAAATAATTAAAAAAGATGGAATTATGTTTACAATAAAGTTTAAAGATAGAGAGCGAATCCTGGATTTGAAAACTTGTTTATTGAAGAATATAATTTATACTATTTAATTTAGAATCTAAATTTAGATAGAAATATAATGTATTATTTATTATGTGCAAGACAAATAGATATGTGTAAAGTGTATTATTTAACTTATTAGAAAAAGAAATAAGGGTTTAATATATTATTTATAGTTGTTTAGAAAAAGCAACAATGTGGAAAATATTATTTAGTATTATTAAAGAAAAGCAACAATGTGAAAGATATTATTTAGTATTATTTAAGAAATAGCTAAAAATATGAAATATACTATTTATAATTACACAAATAATATCAATAAATATAAACAGTAGTATTTAGATAATTTACAAGTAAAAATTATTAAAAAAATAAAAAACTTATTGACAAAAATATTATAAGGAAGTACAATTGTATTAACAATTTAAGGAAACAAATCCAATGATAGAGAAAGTAGCATATATGGATTTACAGCGAGTTAGGGGTTGGTGTAAGCCTAGCAATGAAGTCTATGTGAAGAGAGCTCTGGAGGAGATTATCAGAAACTTTAGTATGATAATTGGTTTACCCGCCTTAAGGGATTGAGAGGATAAGTACTTACTTATCAAAAAGAGTGGTAACGCGGATATAATTCGTCTCTTAGCTGTAAAGCTAAGGGACTTTTTTGATTTTAAAATAAAAATATCCATACAGCTTAAAAGCTAACAGTCACAAATTTTGAAAGTAATATAAGTATTTATCAATAAGAGTGGTAACGCGGTAAAGTCGTCTCTTAGTCATTAAAGACTGAGAGACTTTTTTTGTAACTCGAAACATTTAAGTATTAAAATCTGAGGGAAATTATAATTAAAAGAGAGGGGTAGTTAAAATGAAAGTATTTAAAAAATTATTAAGTTTAGGATTAGTATTAGGATTGACATTATCGCTAGTAGGATGTAGTGGTGGAGGAGAAAAAACAAAGTTAGAACAAATAAAAGACAATGGAAAATTAGTTGTTGGTACTAGTGCAGAATTTCCTCCATTTGAATTTCATAAGGTAGTAGATGGAAAAGATTCAATAAAAGGATTCGATATAATGTTGGCTGAAGAATTTGCAAAAGAGCTTGGTGTAAAGGTTGAAATTAAGGATATGTCATTTGATGGATTAATAGGTGCTTTAAATGCAGACCAAGTTGATATTGTTCTTGCAGGTATGTCTCCAACACCAGAGAGAGAAAAGAGTGTTGATTTTTCAGAATTATATTATTTAAGTAGAAATGCAGTTATAGTTAAAGATGCAGATATAGACAAAGTAAAAACTGAAGATGATTTAAAGAAACTTAGAGTTGGAGTTCAAGCAGGAAGTATCCAAGAAGAATATGTAGTTAACACTTTAAAAATGACAACTACAAAATCTTTGAAAGCAATACCTGATTTAATTACAGAATTAAAAAATGGAAACATAGATGCAGTTGTTACTAATGAAGCAGTTTCTTTAATAAATGTTAAAAAATATGATGGAATAAAAATGGCAAATACTGAAGTTGGGAAAGATGTAACAGAAGGTATGGCAGCAGCAATCAAAAAATCTGACAATAACAAAGATTTTATAGAATTATTAAACAAAAAGATAAAAGAATTACAAGATGGCAAGAAGATAGAAGAATTTTTAAATGAAGCATCTACTGAAGCTGCTTCAAATTAGTAAGAAAGTTATGTGGGAGATGAAATTATGAGTTTAGATTTTAGTTTTTTAAGTAGATTTGGGACTTCTTTTTTGGAAGGAACAGGTGTGACAGTATCAATTTCTCTTGTGGCATTATGCTTTGGATTTATAATAGGTATAATTATCTGTATGGCAAAAATATCAAAGAGCAAAGTATTAAGAGCAATATCATCAATCTATATTGAGGTTTTAAGAGGGACACCATTATTAGTACAGATATATATAGTATGGTTTGGTTTACCTCAATTAGGAATAAGATTCCCTATGTTGTTTGGTATACCAAGTGAATTTATAGCTAGTGCATTTGCATTATCAGTAAACTCTGGTGCATACGTGGCAGAGATACTTAGATCAGGTATACAATCAGTTGATAATGGACAAATGGAAGCAAGTAGATCATTAGGATTAAATTATTGGTCAACTATGAGATATATAATAATACCTCAAGCTATAAAAAATATATTACCTTCATTAGCAAATGAGTTTATTACACTTGTAAAAGAATCTTCAATAATATCTGTAATAGGAGTTGTTGAGATAATGCGTACTGCTGATATAGTAAAAAATGCAGCATTTAGAGCATTAGAGCCATTAATAGTAGCAGCAGCAATTTACTTTGTTATAACATTTACTCTATCAAGATTAGTTGGATTATTAGAAAAGAAACTATCTGTGTCTAACTAGATGAGAGCATGTTTAGCATTTAGGGAAAACATAGAATAGTAAAAAGGAAAGTGATAATATGATTACAATAAAAAATTTAAGTAAATCTTTTGGAGATTTAAATGTATTAAAAAATATAGACTTAGAAATCGCTAAAGGCGAAATAATGGTTATAGTAGGTCCAAGTGGTTCTGGTAAAAGTACACTTCTTAGATGTATGAATTTACTAGAAATACCTACAGGTGGAGAAATAATATTTGAAGGAAAAAATTTGGTCGATAAAAAAACTAATATTGATGAGGTTAGACAAAATATAGGTATGGTGTTTCAGAACTTTAATTTATTCCCACATAAGACTATTTTAGATAATATAACATTAGCACCAATTAAATTAAAAAAGATGACTAAGGAAGAAGCAGAAAAAAAAGCAGAAATTTTGTTGAGTAGAGTTGGTCTTTTAGATAAAAAAGATTCATATCCATCACAATTATCTGGAGGACAAAAGCAAAGAATAGCAATAGCTAGAGCACTTGCTATGGAACCAGATATGATGTTGTTTGATGAGCCAACATCTGCTCTTGACCCAGAAATGGTAAACGAAGTTTTGGATGTTATAAAAGAACTTGCTAAAGAAGGTATGACAATGGCAATTGTAACTCATGAGATGGGATTTGCTAAGGAAGTTGCAGATAGAGTTATTTTTATAGATGGAGGAAGTATACTTGAAGATAATACTCCAGAAGAAGTTTTCGGAAATCCAAAACATGAAAGAACAAAAGCATTTTTAGCAAAAGTGCTATAATATATAAAAAGGATGTTATTGATATTAGAAATTCAATACATCCTTTTTTAGTGATGGTTAATATTAATTTTAAAATTAAAGTTATATTAATATTAACTTTATTTTTACGATTTTTTGCAGAAAAAAAAAGAGCTCGGGGTAAGCTCTTTTTTTCCACCGAATTAATTTCCGTTACTAATCCGATTTTTAATAAATATAAAATATATCCTTATGAAAGGGTATTGGGAATAGATATATTAACTAACTAGGGTTACCAGGGGGATAACCTTAATTTATTATAACAAAATGCGACACAAAAATCAATATTTTTTTTGAAATAAATTATAAAAGTTATTTTTATAACAAGTAAGCTTATAAATTTAACTTTTATAGTAAAAATAAGTATATGTATAATATAATATATTTATTTTATATAATATATTATTTTATCATATATTGTATTTTATAATATATTTTTGTAGGGTATAGTATAAGTATATTATATTTTACTATAAAAATTTGTAATAAAGTGAAAAAACTAGCTTTTCATGAAATAATATTTTATAATTTAAGATTGTCTTTTTAATAAAGATTAACAAAAAAAATACTATAATTAGTGGTATAATAGTTAGAGTTGAAGATTTTAAATAAAGGTAGGTGTAATTAAGTTGGAAATATACTTAGACAATAGCGCAACTACAAAACCTTATCAAGAAGTTATAGATAAAATGGTTTATGCACTTAATACGGAATATGGAAATCCTTCTTCTGTCCATAGAAAAGGTGTAGAAGTTGAAAAAGCTATAAAAGAAGTAAGACAAGATATAGCTAAATCTCTAGGAGCGAAAGAAAAGGAGATTTATTTTACATCAGGTGGTACAGAGTGTAATAATACTATAATAAGAGGTATTACTAGTTTAAATAAAAAAAGAAAAAATCACATAATATCTACTAACATAGAACATCCTTCTGTTTTAAATACATTAAAAGATTTAGAAGAAGATGGTTTTGAAGTAACTTATTTAGAGGTCGGAAAAGATGGGAAAATAAATATAGAGGATTTAAAAAATGCGATAAAGTCAACTACATGCTTAGTAAGCATGATGCATGTTAACAATGAAATAGGAACTATACAGCCAATAGGTGAAGTTGGAAAGTATTTGAAGGGTTTAAAAGAAAAAATTTATTTCCATGTTGATGCTATTCAATCATATGGAAAAATTAACTTTAGACCATCTAAATACAATATAGATTTTATGAGTGTAAGTGCACATAAATTTCATGGTCCAAAGGGAATTGGATTTATGTATATAAAAGAAAATAATCGCCTTAAGCCTATGTTAACAGGTGGTGGTCAGGAAATTGGAATTAGGTCGGGAACAGAAAATGTACCTGGAATATATGGT from Clostridioides difficile ATCC 9689 = DSM 1296 includes the following:
- a CDS encoding EAL domain-containing protein, translating into MENNLRKNNSIMKKMIFPLIIVMLIQTSLFCATILWGGTIKKLNDNSFDILNERVINRKNYIQNEMLQRWSNTSETEATINSSVKKVLNEKNALIEDVGNNEEINKDIIKSISNDLIYLLRKNSVTGAFIILSDKNINDKSIDSKGEISRTGLYIRDLDPKFNPNDNSDLLIERGSSDIARSFGISMDSYWEPKFSFKSENEQDGDDFFYKPFRAAIDNPNVSSSNLGYWGSKFLLTNAGDRLMTYTVPLIYEDGTVYGVLGIDLSVNYLRELLPYSEINGNKKGNYILGVDRNNDMAFENVISNGYSLKEKFWDGLHSNLEQKESYKNIYKIKNKDNECGNGNIYASVQYLDLYNSNTPFENERWALLGIIEEKSLLSFSKRVEKLVIISIAISLLIGLIGIYIASRLFTKPIVLLANKVRNSNPSKPVNLDKINISEIDELSSAIELLSANVADSSSKLSQIIEMVDMPIGAFELYKNAENVFCTKEFFSVFTTEIKFEEYGYMEKNKFLKKLRGLDKYLQESYETENTYIYKFESKDKKLKWIRMNIFEDELKVLGVVVDVTKEFIEKRKIEYERDFDILTNLLNRRAFHSQIQEKFKNKDELKIAAFIMWDLDNLKYINDTYGHDAGDEYIRCAADILKKFISWNGIVSRLSGDEFYVFIYGYESKDSIRDIINSVKKQMNNTLLKLHDGTEFKIRASAGISWYPDDSTNYDELMRYADFAMYQIKNTIKGEVSEFDINIYNKDSFLLSNREELNKLIDGQLVEYAFQPIVDCKGKVFAYEALMRPKIKTFSSPIDVIRLARSQSKLYQIERITWFKALKSFKKYKEKFGDCKLFLNSIPNNNLSKVDFEEIEDLYGEYLNRVVLEITENDKINEDFIEKKKAYIDHWNIEIALDDFGTGYNGDAVLLYIMPDYVKIDMSIVRGIDKDENRQKILKNLISYSNERNIKVIAEGVETKGEMETLINLGVDYMQGYYISKPSFIPEDISDKIKKELKICHENRNDVV
- a CDS encoding ATP-dependent helicase; this encodes MVELIITTNIDIRKLNENQLEAVEHIDGPCMILAGPGSGKTRVITYRIANMVVNKNIAPTRILAISFTKASSIEMKNRALNLSDDIRLNKVTYGTFHSVFFKILRYFERYNLDSIFDEKSKRMTIKAILKSLNIENADDDENIGQVINEISYVKNELMDKNEFNSEVLTKDEFLKVYNLYEEQKSKVNKIDFDDMLIRTYYLLLNNKSALEMVRNVYKYILIDEFQDINKVQFEVLKLICSPLNNIFAVGDEDQSIYGFRGARPDFLLEFEQYFNNTKKIILDINYRSKSEIVHTANRLIDKNKNRYEKIIKCSQGDGGSVTYISPHDSEEEALYIAREIIDEIQKDYVEYSDFAVIYRTNIQSRALVDVFMDMRIPFVVKDSVITIYDHWASQDILAYLRIGINPKSNKDWLRIINKPFRYISKDSINMVKDENDFITALINKCNLHPKQVKTINDLEIDLSYLNTLNPKNAISYIRTSLDYDRYVLDYCSNRKIKTNGLVEILNELESSATNFNTVTEFLEHIDRVKTELTENNKNKQTEGVIFTTMHSAKGLEFRNVYIIGVNEGTIPHEKSYDICKEEKKEEQLEEERRLMYVAITRAEEKLCISSTLNKYGKKVDKSLFINDIKSPTKKEIDSIGVGDKVYHKKFHEGEIIKKDGIMFTIKFKDRERILDLKTCLLKNIIYTI
- a CDS encoding transporter substrate-binding domain-containing protein translates to MKVFKKLLSLGLVLGLTLSLVGCSGGGEKTKLEQIKDNGKLVVGTSAEFPPFEFHKVVDGKDSIKGFDIMLAEEFAKELGVKVEIKDMSFDGLIGALNADQVDIVLAGMSPTPEREKSVDFSELYYLSRNAVIVKDADIDKVKTEDDLKKLRVGVQAGSIQEEYVVNTLKMTTTKSLKAIPDLITELKNGNIDAVVTNEAVSLINVKKYDGIKMANTEVGKDVTEGMAAAIKKSDNNKDFIELLNKKIKELQDGKKIEEFLNEASTEAASN
- a CDS encoding amino acid ABC transporter permease, which gives rise to MSLDFSFLSRFGTSFLEGTGVTVSISLVALCFGFIIGIIICMAKISKSKVLRAISSIYIEVLRGTPLLVQIYIVWFGLPQLGIRFPMLFGIPSEFIASAFALSVNSGAYVAEILRSGIQSVDNGQMEASRSLGLNYWSTMRYIIIPQAIKNILPSLANEFITLVKESSIISVIGVVEIMRTADIVKNAAFRALEPLIVAAAIYFVITFTLSRLVGLLEKKLSVSN
- a CDS encoding amino acid ABC transporter ATP-binding protein — translated: MITIKNLSKSFGDLNVLKNIDLEIAKGEIMVIVGPSGSGKSTLLRCMNLLEIPTGGEIIFEGKNLVDKKTNIDEVRQNIGMVFQNFNLFPHKTILDNITLAPIKLKKMTKEEAEKKAEILLSRVGLLDKKDSYPSQLSGGQKQRIAIARALAMEPDMMLFDEPTSALDPEMVNEVLDVIKELAKEGMTMAIVTHEMGFAKEVADRVIFIDGGSILEDNTPEEVFGNPKHERTKAFLAKVL
- a CDS encoding cysteine desulfurase family protein, with translation MEIYLDNSATTKPYQEVIDKMVYALNTEYGNPSSVHRKGVEVEKAIKEVRQDIAKSLGAKEKEIYFTSGGTECNNTIIRGITSLNKKRKNHIISTNIEHPSVLNTLKDLEEDGFEVTYLEVGKDGKINIEDLKNAIKSTTCLVSMMHVNNEIGTIQPIGEVGKYLKGLKEKIYFHVDAIQSYGKINFRPSKYNIDFMSVSAHKFHGPKGIGFMYIKENNRLKPMLTGGGQEIGIRSGTENVPGIYGLGEAVRILNKDLDAVISKVDNLKNILKNEIIDNIEDIKINSPEDGVCHILNVSFRGTKGEVLLHYLEQKGIYVSTGSACSSKKKGSYVLNAIGLTNEEINGTIRFSLSDMNTEEEMLEAVKVLKESICDLRSIMKRK